From the genome of Rhizobium oryzihabitans:
ATCCATGACCTGGCTTACTTTCGTCTCTGCGACCTCATATGTAAACACCCCGCATTCTCCTACGCCGTGCTGGTGCACATGCAGCATGATGCGGGTCGCCGCTTCGCGATCCTTCTGGAAAAAACGCTCCAGAATATGGATGACGAACTCCATGGGAGTGTAGTCGTCATTCAGTAAAAGAACACGGTACAAATTCGGTCTTTTCGTCTTCGGCTT
Proteins encoded in this window:
- the clpS gene encoding ATP-dependent Clp protease adapter ClpS; amino-acid sequence: MIARPIYMQGEGEGEDGGTNRGTSVITRVKPKTKRPNLYRVLLLNDDYTPMEFVIHILERFFQKDREAATRIMLHVHQHGVGECGVFTYEVAETKVSQVMDFARQHQHPLQCVMEKK